The following proteins are encoded in a genomic region of Planococcus lenghuensis:
- a CDS encoding DUF2804 domain-containing protein: protein MQHLEREITDPVLLCDTKGQLNPNAIGFARKPLIESNLRGHFLRKKRWNYWCIFGTEIVFSVTVSHFDYAAACSVYFLNYENQRFYEKSLILPFAKSMKLAPKAFEEYRFSHEGLIIELIERKNQTFMSVKTQDFDGEPLQADLKIDHPASRDSLNVVIPRNRNLFQLTGKHLNLPVSGIVRIGDQPFTFDPADSFAVLDCSRGVWPRETAKNWAVASQLVFGKEIGLNFGGKWTDGSGMTENAFIVDGRLTKIHEDVLFNYVKSDYTAPWEIQTKFSDDVHLTFTPFFERTAESNLRLLKSEVHQLFGYFNGYVRYADGRKLRIRQLLGAVEEQYAKW from the coding sequence ATGCAACACTTGGAACGGGAAATCACAGATCCTGTTTTGCTCTGTGACACGAAAGGACAGCTGAACCCAAATGCCATTGGATTCGCCCGGAAGCCGCTGATTGAAAGCAATTTACGGGGGCATTTTCTGCGGAAGAAAAGATGGAATTACTGGTGCATTTTCGGAACTGAAATCGTGTTCTCTGTCACTGTCAGTCATTTTGATTATGCCGCAGCCTGCTCTGTGTATTTCCTGAATTACGAAAATCAGCGGTTCTATGAAAAATCTCTTATCCTGCCTTTTGCAAAAAGCATGAAACTGGCACCGAAAGCTTTTGAGGAATACCGCTTTTCCCATGAAGGACTGATAATTGAATTGATTGAGCGAAAAAATCAAACATTCATGTCAGTTAAAACGCAGGATTTTGACGGGGAACCGCTGCAGGCTGATCTTAAGATCGATCACCCAGCTTCACGTGATTCACTGAATGTCGTTATTCCAAGGAACCGCAATCTATTCCAGCTGACCGGCAAGCATCTTAATTTACCCGTTAGCGGCATTGTCCGAATCGGAGATCAGCCCTTTACATTCGATCCGGCTGACAGTTTTGCTGTATTGGACTGCAGCCGCGGTGTGTGGCCCCGGGAAACGGCAAAAAACTGGGCTGTGGCCTCACAGCTGGTATTCGGTAAAGAAATCGGACTGAATTTTGGCGGCAAGTGGACGGATGGAAGCGGAATGACAGAAAATGCTTTTATCGTGGATGGCAGACTGACAAAGATCCATGAAGATGTCTTATTCAATTATGTTAAATCCGATTACACCGCTCCCTGGGAAATACAGACGAAATTCTCAGATGATGTCCACCTGACTTTCACGCCTTTTTTCGAACGGACGGCTGAAAGTAATTTACGGCTTCTGAAATCCGAAGTCCATCAGCTGTTCGGCTACTTTAATGGTTATGTCCGCTATGCGGATGGCCGGAAGCTTAGAATTCGGCAGCTGCTTGGCGCTGTGGAAGAACAGTATGCCAAATGGTAA
- the kynA gene encoding tryptophan 2,3-dioxygenase has translation MTNRDGNIRTDFKDEMTYSEYLHLDKLLDAQQGLSGHHDETLFIIIHQVSELWMKLILHELRAAVRHIDQDDLQPAFKQLARVSKIQEQIIKAWDVLATMTPAEYMGFRDALGNASGFQSYQYRLIEFALGYKTAHVLKIYEKDEDLHSGLVAAYNAPGLYDTAIRKLSRSGFAINSSVLNRRTDDSYGPDDSVKSAWKTVYRNTETYWELYQLAEKLVDIEDWMQQWRFRHMKTVERIIGFKTGTGGSSGVGYLKKVLDQSFFPELWAIRTEL, from the coding sequence ATGACCAATCGTGATGGAAACATCCGTACCGATTTTAAAGATGAAATGACGTACAGCGAGTATTTGCATTTGGACAAGCTGCTGGATGCGCAGCAGGGGCTGAGCGGTCATCATGATGAAACGTTGTTCATCATCATCCATCAGGTTTCCGAATTATGGATGAAACTCATTCTGCATGAACTCCGTGCTGCCGTCCGGCACATCGATCAGGATGATCTCCAGCCGGCATTCAAGCAATTGGCGCGGGTATCAAAAATTCAGGAGCAGATCATTAAAGCCTGGGATGTGCTGGCGACGATGACGCCTGCTGAATATATGGGATTTCGTGACGCGCTGGGCAACGCAAGCGGTTTTCAGTCATACCAATACCGGCTGATTGAATTCGCACTCGGTTATAAAACGGCGCATGTACTGAAGATTTATGAAAAAGACGAAGATTTGCACAGCGGGCTTGTTGCTGCATATAATGCTCCGGGGTTGTATGATACAGCCATCCGGAAATTGAGCAGAAGCGGTTTTGCTATCAATTCATCTGTCCTGAACCGACGCACTGACGATTCCTACGGCCCGGATGATAGTGTGAAAAGTGCCTGGAAAACGGTTTACCGGAACACTGAAACTTATTGGGAACTGTATCAATTGGCAGAAAAGCTGGTCGACATCGAAGACTGGATGCAGCAATGGCGTTTCCGGCATATGAAAACAGTCGAACGGATCATCGGATTCAAGACGGGCACCGGTGGCTCTTCCGGTGTCGGTTATTTGAAAAAAGTACTGGATCAATCATTTTTCCCTGAACTGTGGGCCATTCGCACAGAACTGTGA
- a CDS encoding YusW family protein, whose product MGRNKYRFMAGIAISSVMVLGACDRGDVVTEHVGDESPTPANTPEEADPAGGVDEPGGVTFGFTDFVVEAEFAEGEELYASYEEERDQVVAEYRNDLEGETFEGNEAWDELEPVIEGIEIDPETPDEEVIASVMDAFELGDNVTSLTISVTYEDGTDEEYELEE is encoded by the coding sequence ATGGGACGGAATAAATACCGGTTCATGGCCGGAATTGCCATCTCCTCTGTCATGGTGCTTGGTGCGTGCGACAGAGGTGACGTAGTAACTGAACATGTCGGTGATGAGTCGCCGACGCCGGCAAATACACCGGAGGAAGCAGATCCTGCGGGTGGGGTCGATGAGCCGGGCGGCGTTACTTTCGGCTTTACTGATTTTGTCGTGGAAGCGGAGTTCGCTGAAGGTGAGGAATTGTACGCGAGCTATGAAGAGGAGCGGGATCAGGTCGTAGCGGAATACAGAAATGACCTGGAAGGCGAGACATTTGAAGGCAACGAAGCGTGGGATGAACTCGAACCCGTCATTGAAGGAATTGAAATCGATCCGGAAACCCCCGACGAAGAAGTGATCGCCTCCGTAATGGATGCTTTTGAATTGGGTGACAATGTAACTTCGCTTACGATTTCAGTTACGTATGAAGACGGAACTGACGAAGAGTATGAACTTGAAGAATAA
- a CDS encoding DegV family protein produces MKKPLAWITDSMGFITEELKEHPDVYVVPLNIHFGQETFEDAVDLTSEELYDRLRGAEEFPKTSQPSAGKFAELYNRLKEEYECAIAVHGSSRLSGTLASSVAGAEMADFPLYAVDSLALSYGMTGLIERGFYLQEQGLVPEKIAAQLQNETVDFRNFITIGNLSQLYKGGRMNGVQYYLGSLLKVKPIVQITEEGELAPIDKVRSQKKAMQYLVDRATESYREHGSSKFQILHANVIAEAVELREEILKVVPHAHILIGELSTVLVVHAGEGTIALLWRSEPAIYK; encoded by the coding sequence ATGAAAAAACCGCTTGCTTGGATTACTGATTCGATGGGATTCATAACAGAAGAACTGAAAGAGCATCCGGATGTATACGTAGTGCCGCTTAATATTCATTTTGGGCAGGAAACTTTTGAAGATGCAGTTGATTTAACTTCAGAAGAATTGTATGACCGGCTTCGGGGGGCTGAGGAATTCCCGAAGACCTCTCAGCCTTCCGCCGGAAAATTTGCCGAGCTGTATAACCGTCTGAAGGAAGAGTACGAGTGCGCGATCGCCGTTCATGGCTCTTCCCGGTTAAGTGGCACACTGGCCTCTTCCGTCGCCGGTGCCGAAATGGCGGACTTTCCTCTCTATGCCGTTGATTCGCTGGCCCTCTCCTATGGGATGACAGGACTGATTGAACGCGGCTTTTACCTGCAGGAGCAGGGATTGGTGCCTGAAAAAATCGCAGCTCAGCTGCAGAATGAGACAGTGGATTTCCGGAATTTCATCACGATCGGCAACCTGTCGCAATTGTATAAAGGCGGACGGATGAATGGGGTCCAGTATTATCTGGGAAGCCTGCTGAAAGTGAAACCGATCGTCCAAATTACGGAAGAAGGTGAATTGGCACCAATCGACAAAGTCAGATCACAGAAAAAAGCGATGCAGTACCTCGTTGACCGGGCAACCGAAAGTTACCGTGAACACGGTTCTTCCAAGTTCCAGATATTGCATGCCAATGTCATTGCGGAAGCTGTAGAACTGCGTGAAGAAATATTAAAAGTTGTGCCGCACGCCCATATACTGATCGGTGAACTCAGCACGGTGCTGGTCGTCCATGCAGGTGAAGGAACAATCGCCCTTCTCTGGCGCAGTGAGCCTGCCATTTATAAGTAA